Proteins encoded by one window of Musa acuminata AAA Group cultivar baxijiao chromosome BXJ2-9, Cavendish_Baxijiao_AAA, whole genome shotgun sequence:
- the LOC135623183 gene encoding uncharacterized protein LOC135623183, producing the protein MPELRISKKHHKHINNPFPSTPKCLPFIHGGLSFNPHKISQDQNYQIGEDFQLAWSCRNGGCLSISHRSQPNRSIWSTIPGEAFISAAAVQTQVEESRGSFAIKDGDVLFICKHQSVEEIRVLYETDIEENAEDDNLLSGFSNSNNKGTPESFNKSYSPILMITGRLFSKKTNILPKKSLYLGKKKIRFGWARKPSFVARYWFLLEQRSSNQIGFSVKFGEYDKKLSPSVTKRRILQGSSWKLIRMQRQCIAYISRQRGFVALSSQDEQGEEQVVTEFNKVFITYASDKDEKFYGFGEQFSHMEFKGKRVPIIVQEQGIGRGDQPITFAANLISYRSGGDWSTTYAPSPFYMTSKMRSLYLEGYNYSAFDLTKPDRVQIQIYGNYAQGRILNGYSPVELIETYTETIGRPPVLPNWIISGAVVGMQGGTEAVRRVWDQLQDHDVPISAFWLQDWVGKRETVIGSQLWWNWEVDTCHYAGWRELVNDLRTHDIRVMTYCNPCLVPTDDKPNKYKNLFEEAKSLGILVKDKTQGTYMIPNTAFDVGMLDFTHPATSSWFKKILREMVDTGVRGWMADFGEGLPLDAHLYSDEDPFEAHNRYPELWAKVNREFVDDWAATCHGKEKEDPEENLVFFMRAGFRGSPKWSMLFWEGDQMVSWQANDGIKSSVTGLLSSGLSGFAFNHSDIGGYCTVDMPIIRYRRSEELLMRWMELNAFNVVFRTHEGNKPSSNCQFYSNRNTLAHFARCAKIYKAWKFYRIQLVKEAAQRGLPVARHLFLHYPDDKHVHSLTYQQFLVGTDILVVPVLDKAKKEVKAYFPMAGGCSWQHIWTGKIFTRPFNHPGHNQGFEAWVDAPIGYPAVFVKCGSHIGEAFLRNLKALNIL; encoded by the exons ATGCCAGAGTTGAGGATCTCCAAGAAGCACCACAAGCACATCAACAATCCCTTTCCTTCCACCCCAAAGTGCCTGCCTTTCATCCATGGAGGACTCTCCTTCAATCCACACAAGATTTCACAAGACCAGAATTATCAGATTGGGGAGGATTTCCAGCTTGCTTGGAGCTGTAGAAATGGTGGCTGCCTTTCGATCTCGCACCGATCTCAGCCTAACAGGAGCATATGGTCTACAATCCCAGGAGAGGCCTTCATATCTGCTGCAGCTGTCCAGACTCAGGTGGAGGAGAGCAGAGGCTCTTTCGCTATTAAGGATGGTGATGTTCTTTTCATCTGCAAGCACCAGTCTGTGGAAGAAATAAGGGTCCTTTATGAGACGGACATTGAAGAGAATGCTGAAGATGATAATCTCTTATCTGGGTTTTCAAACTCAAACAATAAAGGAACTCCTGAATCATTCAATAAGTCTTACTCCCCGATTCTGATGATCACAGGAAGGCTCTTCAGTAAGAAGACTAACATACTTCCTAAGAAAAGCTTGTACCTGGGGAAGAAAAAAATCAGATTTGGATGGGCTAGGAAACCTTCATTTGTTGCTAGATACTGGTTTTTGCTTGAACAGAGGAGCAGCAATCAAATTGGTTTTTCTGTAAAGTTTGGTGAATATGATAAGAAATTGAGCCCAAGTGTAACAAAAAGAAGAATTCTACAGGGCTCAAGCTGGAAACTAATCCGAATGCAGCGTCAATGCATTGCATACATCTCAAGGCAAAGAGGTTTTGTTGCACTCTCATCACAGGATGAGCAAGGAGAAGAGCAAGTGGTTACAGAATTCAATAAAGTTTTCATCACATATGCGAGTGACAAAGATGAAAAGTTCTATGGTTTTGGGGAGCAGTTCTCCCATATGGAGTTCAAAGGAAAGAGGGTGCCTATAATTGTCCAAGAGCAAGGTATTGGAAGAGGAGATCAACCCATCACCTTCGCAGCCAATCTGATTAGTTACAG ATCAGGAGGTGATTGGAGTACGACATATGCCCCTTCACCATTCTACATGACCTCCAAAATGAGATCCCTTTATCTTGAAGGATACAATTATTCAGCTTTTGATCTCACAAAGCCTGATAGAGTACAGATTCAG ATATATGGAAATTATGCTCAAGGAAGAATACTGAACGGATATTCACCTGTTGAACTAATTGAAACCTATACAGAAACCATAGGGAGACCTCCAGTGCTTCCAAACTGGATTATTTCTGGTGCTGTTGTCGGGATGCAGGGAGGCACAGAAGCTGTCCGCAGAGTGTGGGATCAATTACAGGATCATGATGTTCCTATTTCAGCATTTTGGTTGCAG GACTGGGTTGGCAAGAGGGAaacagtaattgggtcacaattatGGTGGAACTGGGAAGTTGATACCTGCCATTATGCTGGATGGAGAGAGCTAGTCAACGATCTTCGTACTCATGATATTAGAGTCATGACCTACTGCAACCCCTGCCTTGTTCCA ACTGATGACAAGCCAAACAAATACAAGAATCTGTTTGAAGAAGCTAAGAGTTTAGGCATCTTAGTAAAAGATAAAACACAAGGAACATACATGATACCGAACACGGCTTTTGATGTGGGAATGTTGGATTTTACACATCCTGCAACAAGTAGTTGGTTCAAGAAAATTCTACGCGAAATGGTGGATACTGGAGTAAGAGGTTGGATGGCCGATTTTGGTGAAGGATTACCTTTAGATGCTCACCTCTATTCAG ATGAAGACCCCTTTGAAGCTCATAACAGATACCCTGAACTTTGGGCTAAGGTCAACAGGGAATTTGTAGATGATTGGGCAGCAACCTGTCATGGAAAGGAGAAGGAAGATCCAGAAGAAAACTTAGTCTTTTTCATGAGGGCTGGCTTCAGAGGTAGCCCTAAGTGGTCTATGTTGTTTTGGGAGGGTGATCAAATGGTAAGTTGGCAGGCTAATGATGGAATAAAGAGTAGCGTAACAGGTTTGCTGAGCAGTGGCCTCTCAGGTTTTGCCTTCAACCATAGTGATATTGGAGGCTACTGTACAGTAGACATGCCTATCATCAGGTACCGTCGAAGCGAAGAACTTCTCATGCGCTGGATGGAATTAAATGCATTCAATGTAGTATTCCGGACACATGAA GGAAACAAGCCATCGTCCAATTGCCAGTTTTACTCTAACAGAAACACATTAGCTCATTTTGCACGCTGTGCCAAGATATACAAAGCTTGGAAATTCTACCGAATCCAACTTGTAAAG GAGGCAGCTCAGAGAGGCTTGCCCGTTGCTAGGCATCTATTCCTCCACTATCCAGATGACAAGCATGTACATAGCTTGACATACCAGCAGTTCTTAGTTGGGACAGATATACTGGTAGTTCCTGTCCTTGACAAAGCCAAAAAGGAGGTCAAGGCCTATTTCCCTATGGCAGGTGGGTGTTCCTGGCAACACATTTGGACAGGAAAGATCTTCACCAGGCCTTTCAATCACCCGGGGCATAATCAAGGGTTTGAAGCCTGGGTCGATGCTCCCATTGGCTACCCAGCTGTGTTTGTAAAGTGCGGTTCCCACATAGGAGAAGCATTTTTAAGAAACTTAAAAGCTCTTAACATACTATAG
- the LOC103998259 gene encoding putative disease resistance protein RGA3, producing the protein MQPEIHRPLNLQLHRILTTIIMVVEALLSSFLEILIDSTKKSVVRQIGAVWGLEEDLEKLGRTLLRIQSIVGDAEEQQIKDTAVKKWLTALRDAAYAAEDVLDEFNLEILRKSNRAIENKMMGKVSDFFSSHNPLCFRFKMARKLNEVVKSIDEIAAESRKFNFAVRTQEQTPPTVRQTHSYVVESDVIGRGEEKDELVKLLIEQQDENEKIAVLPIVGMGGLGKTTLAQLIYQDKRVERHFQLRIWVCVGSVFDLGEILKAIISSATGRQSDLKFMDMLQCSVRDVLAGKRYLLVLDDVWNEDSSKWDDLKALLACGGDGSRVVVTTRSDGVSSLMGTLTTHKLAFLSEEDSWDLFRRRAFPSGEDDDKQQHQNLVEIGKAIVTKCGGLPLAVKALGSMLSYQNDEREWSAIKESNIWATKVGEVDILPALLLSYNDLPSHLKRCFAFCAIFPKDYEIEVDMLIRLWMAQGFIPSEGTAEPEVKGHRIFMELHERCFFQDVRRVKERRYLDFWGNIMRDYFGWRAYESEVKGYCSLRTCKMHDVIHDLAQHISGEEGVALLEPYTATAPRKDVHHLSLPGTSSSYKIHETLGKFPALRTLLVREAYFGKAVDKISRPAKLRVLGFHNLNATMLQNLARHLKHVRFLDISYSKIPELPEAITTLLNLQTLKLSGCQLLRKLPSKMKNMSNLRHLYLDECTELRDMPEGLGRLSCLHTLSKYIVGVGAGRGIGQLKELNLSGKLEIYGLGNVRDAANAREANLHSKRDLHSLALCWGVVEWTEKESLSENVETRAENSEVLLEALAPPDGIKALSIWGYGGVRFPTWASDEQLLSRYHLLVEIHLGGCRNCQHLPSFWLLPSLEVLCLKHMDSLKHIIRGEGGGDCREQTFPALKRLVLEGMPSLEQWWEVEGGGAVEEGKCFPHLVELRISECSKLGSMPRLPSLKVLGMPSGNRMLLGSIENLSTLAVLCINTDSVTVDGETRSTFPRDLQFLEELRIVGRNEIELQGEDTKASWSVGLRRLYTSDCDWLFSSRQSMFWKSLVSLHTLTIDSCEDLRTFPEEFQGLKSLKSLFVIDCGNLIDFSPALPSSSTTIPIGLPPELEDLCIYKCGGLKKMPRCPTSLKRLNILDCIGLTSLTEDIGQLTSLESLFLDGCPNLLSLPLDLQQLTMLHRVHIEVCPKLKSLPQDLWQYLSGLRSLMILKCPILEKQLRKKKRREGI; encoded by the coding sequence ATGCAACCTGAGATACATCGTCCATTGAACCTCCAGCTCCACCGTATTCTGACAACAATAATCATGGTTGTCGAGGCACTTCTCTCGTCGTTCTTGGAAATTCTGATCGACTCAACGAAGAAGAGCGTAGTCCGGCAGATAGGTGCTGTCTGGGGTCTGGAGGAGGACCTGGAAAAGCTTGGGAGGACGTTGTTGCGGATTCAATCCATCGTTGGAGATGCAGAGGAGCAGCAGATTAAGGACACTGCCGTCAAGAAGTGGTTGACGGCACTCAGGGATGCGGCCTACGCTGCAGAGGACGTTCTCGACGAATTTAATCTCGAAATCCTCAGGAAGAGTAACAGAGCAATCGAGAACAAGATGATGGGCAAGGTCAGTGACTTCTTTTCATCCCATAATCCACTTTGTTTTCGATTCAAAATGGCAAGGAAATTGAATGAAGTAGTAAAGAGTATAGATGAGATTGCAGCAGAGAGTCGTAAGTTCAATTTTGCAGTTCGCACACAAGAGCAAACCCCCCCAACTGTACGACAAACGCACTCTTATGTTGTGGAATCGGATGTTATTGGTAGAGGCGAGGAGAAGGATGAGTTAGTAAAGCTGCTAATAGAACAACAGGACGAGAATGAGAAGATTGCAGTCCTCCCTATAGTTGGCATGGGAGGATTAGGAAAGACTACCTTAGCTCAACTGATCTACCAAGACAAGCGGGTGGAGAGGCATTTCCAATTGCGTATTTGGGTTTGTGTGGGCTCTGTTTTTGATCTGGGAGAGATTCTTAAAGCGATCATCAGTTCCGCCACTGGGAGACAGAGCGACCTGAAATTTATGGACATGTTACAATGCAGTGTTCGAGATGTATTGGCCGGGAAAAGATATCTGCTTGTGTTAGACGACGTGTGGAATGAAGACTCATCGAAGTGGGACGACTTAAAAGCGCTGTTAGCCTGCGGAGGAGACGGAAGCAGAGTTGTCGTGACCACGCGTAGTGATGGAGTGTCGTCCTTGATGGGCACGCTCACCACTCACAAGCTGGCATTCCTATCTGAAGAAGATTCATGGGATTTGTTCAGGAGAAGAGCATTTCCAAGCGGAGAAGATGATGATAAGCAGCAGCATCAAAATCTGGTGGAGATTGGAAAAGCCATCGTTACAAAGTGTGGGGGATTGCCTCTCGCAGTAAAGGCCCTGGGCAGCATGCTGAGCTACCAGAATGATGAAAGGGAGTGGTCTGCTATAAAGGAAAGTAACATCTGGGCTACCAAAGTTGGTGAAGTTGATATCCTGCCTGCATTGCTTCTGAGTTATAATGACTTGCCTTCGCACCTGAAGCGATGCTTCGCCTTCTGTGCCATATTCCCCAAAGATTACGAGATAGAAGTTGACATGTTGATTCGACTGTGGATGGCTCAGGGGTTTATTCCATCGGAAGGAACAGCAGAACCGGAGGTTAAAGGCCACCGAATTTTCATGGAGCTACACGAGAGATGCTTCTTTCAAGATGTACGCCGAGTTAAAGAACGTAGATACCTGGACTTTTGGGGTAATATCATGCGTGATTATTTTGGTTGGAGAGCGTATGAGTCAGAAGTCAAAGGATATTGCAGTTTGAGGACATGCAAGATGCACGACGTCATTCATGACCTTGCACAACATATATCGGGGGAAGAAGGTGTCGCGTTGCTAGAGCCATACACCGCCACAGCACCAAGGAAAGATGTGCATCACTTGTCCTTACCAGGAACCTCCTCGTCATACAAAATCCACGAGACGCTGGGGAAATTTCCTGCCCTGCGGACGCTACTGGTACGAGAGGCATATTTTGGAAAAGCTGTGGACAAGATTTCAAGACCGGCCAAATTAAGAGTGTTAGGATTCCATAATTTAAATGCTACGATGTTGCAAAATCTAGCACGACATCTCAAGCATGTCAGATTCCTGGACATTTCTTACTCTAAAATACCAGAGTTACCTGAAGCTATCACCACGCTGCTCAACTTGCAGACGTTGAAGCTTTCTGGATGTCAACTACTACGTAAGTTGCCAAGTAAGATGAAGAATATGAGTAATCTCAGGCATCTCTATCTCGATGAATGTACGGAGCTGAGGGACATGCCCGAAGGCCTGGGGAGATTAAGCTGCTTGCACACATTGTCAAAATACATCGTGGGTGTTGGTGCTGGGAGAGGAATAGGACAGCTAAAGGAGTTAAACCTTtcaggcaaactagagatatatGGCCTGGGAAACGTGAGAGATGCTGCAAATGCAAGAGAAGCTAATCTCCATTCTAAACGAGACCTACACTCTTTGGCACTATGTTGGGGAGTTGTCGAATGGACTGAGAAAGAATCACTTTCCGAGAATGTTGAGACGAGAGCTGAGAATAGCGAGGTGTTATTGGAAGCACTGGCACCACCCGACGGCATAAAGGCTCTATCGATCTGGGGCTACGGAGGAGTCAGGTTTCCGACGTGGGCATCAGATGAGCAATTGTTGAGTCGGTACCATCTGCTGGTGGAGATTCATCTCGGTGGATGCAGAAATTGCCAGCATCTCCCTTCGTTTTGGCTGCTGCCCTCGCTCGAGGTGCTATGTTTAAAACATATGGATTCCCTGAAGCATATCATCCGTGGTGAAGGTGGAGGTGATTGCAGAGAACAAACATTCCCGGCATTGAAAAGGCTGGTTCTGGAGGGGATGCCAAGCTTGGAGCAATGGTGGGAGGTGGAGGGTGGCGGAGCAGTGGAGGAGGGGAAGTGCTTCCCGCACCTTGTTGAGCTAAGAATCTCAGAGTGCTCGAAATTGGGATCAATGCCACGGTTGCCTTCCCTCAAAGTTCTGGGTATGCCGAGCGGCAACAGAATGTTGTTGGGATCGATTGAGAACCTGAGCACATTAGCCGTCCTCTGTATTAACACTGATAGTGTAACTGTAGATGGCGAGACACGTTCTACCTTTCCTCGTGATCTACAGTTCCTTGAAGAATTACGTATCGTTGGACGCAACGAGATCGAgctacagggagaggacacgaagGCATCATGGAGCGTAGGGCTTCGACGATTGTATACCAGTGACTGCGACTGGTTGTTCTCATCAAGGCAGTCCATGTTTTGGAAAAGCCTCGTCTCCCTTCACACTCTGACAATCGATTCTTGTGAAGATCTGAGGACGTTCCCTGAGGAGTTTCAAGGCTTGAAGTCCTTGAAATCATTATTTGTTATCGATTGTGGCAACCTGATTGATTTCTCGCCTGCACTtccatcatcatcaacaacaataCCAATTGGACTCCCACCGGAGCTAGAAGATCTTTGCATCTATAAATGTGGGGGATTGAAAAAAATGCCTAGGTGCCCCACGTCCCTCAAAAGACTCAATATTCTTGATTGCATAGGTCTAACTTCATTAACAGAAGACATTGGTCAGCTCACCTCTCTCGAGAGTTTATTTCTTGATGGTTGTCCAAACCTACTGTCCTTGCCACTTGATCTACAACAACTCACGATGCTTCATCGGGTGCATATCGAGGTTTGCCCGAAGCTTAAATCATTACCCCAAGATTTGTGGCAGTATCTCTCCGGCCTCCGATCCTTAATGATTCTGAAATGTCCAATCTTGGAGaaacaattaagaaaaaaaaaaaggagggaagGCATCTAA
- the LOC135623187 gene encoding flavonoid 3',5'-hydroxylase 1-like: protein MAIDPYLVAATALCLLVHLLLHRFLRKSPSRFPYPPGPRGLPILGSLLLVGASAHSSLARLAERYGPIMFLRLGSHGCVVASNADAARAFLKTVDAQFANRPDPISARDVSYQRQNLVMADYTPTWKLLRKMCSLHLLGGKAFADWAPVRRDEFRRMARSLHGLAEAGEPVELMDVLVCTLANVVGLILVSRRVFDAHGEESNKFKDILVDMLTGGAQFNIGDFFPSIAWMDLQGIQKKMLSVHLRFDAMVTKLFEEHEAAKGERQGRMDFIDKVMANKVTEDGETISEVNVKALIFDLFTAGTDTSAIIVEWAMAEMLKNPAILSRAQAELDDVVGRDRLLEETDLPKLAYLQAVCKEAMRLHPSTPLSLPHFSHEDCEVNGYYIPKNTRLLVNIWAIGRDPEVWEEPLVFDPDRFITGKGARYDPQGNDFEFIPFGAGRRVCAGKLVGMVFVQYLLGMLVHAFDWSLPDGEELNMDEKFGLALPKAVPLKVFLRPRLSPAAYA, encoded by the exons ATGGCGATCGATCCCTACCTCGTGGCCGCCACCGCGCTCTGCCTCCtcgtccacctcctcctccaccgcttcctcCGCAAGTCGCCTTCCCGCTTCCCCTACCCGCCGGGCCCCCGGGGGCTCCCCATCCTCGGCTCGCTTCTCCTCGTCGGGGCCAGCGCGCACTCCAGCCTCGCCCGCCTCGCCGAGCGCTACGGCCCCATCATGTTCCTCCGGCTGGGCTCTCATGGCTGCGTCGTGGCCTCCAACGCCGACGCTGCACGCGCCTTCCTCAAGACCGTCGACGCCCAGTTCGCCAACCGCCCCGACCCCATCAGCGCCCGCGACGTCAGCTACCAGCGCCAGAACCTGGTGATGGCCGACTACACCCCGACGTGGAAGCTCCTCCGCAAGATGTGCAGCCTGCACCTCCTCGGCGGCAAGGCCTTCGCCGACTGGGCCCCCGTCCGCCGGGACGAGTTCCGGCGCATGGCCCGCTCCCTGCACGGCCTGGCCGAGGCCGGCGAGCCGGTGGAGCTGATGGACGTGCTGGTGTGCACGCTGGCCAACGTCGTCGGGTTGATCTTGGTGAGCAGGCGGGTGTTCGACGCCCACGGGGAGGAGTCCAACAAGTTCAAGGACATACTGGTGGACATGCTGACCGGCGGCGCGCAGTTCAACATCGGCGATTTCTTCCCGTCGATCGCGTGGATGGACCTGCAGGGGATACAGAAGAAGATGTTGAGCGTGCACTTGAGGTTCGACGCCATGGTGACGAAGCTGTTCGAGGAGCACGAGGCGGCCAAGGGGGAGCGGCAGGGGAGGATGGACTTCATCGACAAGGTCATGGCCAACAAGGTGACGGAGGACGGGGAGACTATCTCGGAAGTCAACGTTAAAGCACTCATCTTC GACCTGTTCACGGCCGGCACCGATACCTCCGCCATCATCGTCGAGTGGGCCATGGCGGAAATGCTCAAGAACCCGGCGATCCTCAGCCGCGCGCAGGCGGAGTTGGACGATGTGGTCGGCCGCGACCGCCTGCTGGAGGAAACCGACCTGCCGAAGCTCGCATACCTGCAGGCGGTATGCAAGGAGGCGATGCGGCTGCACCCGTCCACCCCTCTCAGCCTCCCCCACTTCTCCCACGAGGACTGCGAGGTGAACGGCTACTACATCCCCAAGAACACCCGGCTCCTCGTCAACATCTGGGCCATCGGGCGGGACCCGGAGGTGTGGGAGGAGCCGCTGGTGTTCGACCCCGACCGCTTCATCACAGGCAAGGGCGCGAGGTACGATCCGCAGGGGAACGACTTCGAGTTCATCCCCTTCGGGGCCGGGAGAAGGGTGTGCGCGGGGAAGCTGGTGGGCATGGTGTTCGTCCAGTACCTGTTGGGCATGCTAGTGCACGCTTTCGACTGGAGCCTTCCCGACGGCGAGGAGCTCAACATGGACGAGAAGTTTGGCCTGGCTCTTCCCAAGGCTGTGCCTCTCAAAGTTTTTCTGCGCCCGCGCCTGTCGCCGGCGGCCTACGCCTGa
- the LOC135622001 gene encoding sigma factor binding protein 1, chloroplastic-like — MERLGIHPMCLKRSKAAKKTPIKVVYISDPMMVTATAATFRSLVQRLTGRDSVLETTDDSSTASASPSAASSTPSNHGVSCNVEQENSLVASIEAFDEAFVARMLESFSGFM; from the coding sequence ATGGAGAGACTGGGCATCCACCCCATGTGCCTCAAGCGGTCCAAGGCGGCCAAGAAGACCCCGATCAAGGTGGTGTACATCTCGGACCCCATGATGGTGACCGCCACCGCAGCCACCTTCCGCTCCCTCGTTCAGAGGCTCACCGGCCGGGACTCGGTGCTCGAAACGACGGATGACTCCTCGACAGCGTCTGCATCTCCCTCGGCGGCGAGCTCGACCCCGTCGAATCATGGCGTCAGCTGCAACGTGGAGCAGGAGAACAGCTTGGTGGCCTCGATCGAAGCGTTTGATGAGGCGTTTGTTGCACGAATGCTGGAGAGCTTTTCTGGATTCATGTAG